Proteins found in one Drosophila innubila isolate TH190305 chromosome X, UK_Dinn_1.0, whole genome shotgun sequence genomic segment:
- the LOC117793593 gene encoding ubiquitin carboxyl-terminal hydrolase 16 isoform X1 has protein sequence MRALGSTRQPLGQLRISNSYSGAMVKKRQTDAHEGDSSTDSGEEELMNGHGTANGAAVCQHIKKAVDTSRLRRHLKSTGLLYECVQCQKLNASNDAAGGGSTDCEYDNALWLCLKCGTQLCGRERKKHALQHHQTPHSDSHALVLNTRSFKIWCYDCASEVSSNSRKNLLECVELVKRLAQKPPAESQPPTINNIEYKIKSTVEQLSQLTQQTTANGGNAAIPLPPPPPAPTAAAVPGMAKRVMDNRRVVNLTRTVSETPITPSSNELERLPRVRGLTNLGNTCFFNAVMQCLAQTPFLLDVLKELGEPGEQFVLPGGTFSFKDTGDIELPVIKGSLSSWGNLTSALANALEELQSGGGVFKPSKLFDKLCTKCPQFTGGDQHDSHELLRQLLESVRSEDLKRYQRVILENLGYKHQDINSVSEELRQKCKMYGNQAADRILRPEQVFRGFLVSTLTCQDCYNISSRHEYFLDMSLPVAVEKPQPPQRRKASPENSPSAASSNSSNIPTINAKFTNGEMEVPFSKPAFYLHADGQDPLGPSKAQVKKDKERERKAKRAAKHQRTKQAQKLSLKLNINDEAGASAGGAGGDGDADVEQQPGSGSGDGQLQSPSADTDPEKTRSGEAWGEGPRVDSCSGTTSEHSDADVEDNLVEDTAAGAAVTKFYTDTNGNAQPLGEKRDDTPVNMDKDSLEEDENDSGIATSPAPTTTTSTNNASTTNSTSTTTTATTSAINNNINNNNAADNKEEAEGSTSAVLVNAGLSEKGASLVRQISTGQLQMEQIEQLKQQVGQMKLNDQPAQGVARSKRVRTQSCSDWSTTIAPRYQCEANECSVQSCLNNFTAVELMTGQNKVGCESCTRRINGNDPQAKTVNTNATKQLLISSPPAVLILHLKRFQLEPRGIFRKLTRPVSYSTMLNIAAFCGSKVKNLPNIDRKQKKLLYALYGVVEHSGGLYGGHYTAYVKVRPKLTADDKRWKFLPHGSKAELDQDDELEQLLAKEKAREMRMNAMDDSDDFTNSSSNTSTSGETSATDLPNGIGDDEAAYQDAAATGATANGVEQDEAANVQAPPGKWYYVSDSRVQEVSEEAALKAQAYLLFYERIY, from the exons A TGCGTGCTTTGGGGTCGACCAGACAGCCGCTGGGTCAGTTGAGGATTAGCAACAGCTACAGCGGCGCCATGGTAAAGAAGCGTCAGACGGACGCACATGAGGGCGACAGCTCAACAGATTCTGGCGAGGAGGAGCTCATGAATGGACATGGCACGGCAAATGGAGCTGCTGTATGTCAGCACATCAAAAAAGCTGTGGACACGTCACGATTGCGTCGTCATCTGAAGTCGACGGGTTTGctgtatgagtgtgtgcaGTGCCAGAAATTGAATGCATCCAACGATGCAGCTGGCGGAGGTTCAACTGACTGTGAATATGATAATGCACTCTGGCTGTGCCTCAAGTGTGGCACACAGCTCTGTGGACGCGAACGCAAAAAACATGCCTTGCAACATCATCAG ACGCCACACTCGGACTCACATGCCCTGGTCTTGAATACACGATCCTTTAAAATCTGGTGCTACGATTGCGCCAGTGAGGTGAGCTCCAATTCACGGAAGAATCTGCTCGAGTGTGTGGAGCTGGTTAAGCGGCTGGCACAGAAGCCGCCAGCGGAATCGCAACCGCCAACGATTAATAACATTGAGTACAAAATCAAGTCGACGGTGGAACAGCTTAGCCAACTGACACAGCAAACAACTGCCAATGGTGGAAATGCGGCAATACCgttgccaccgccaccgcctgCACCAACAGCGGCCGCTGTGCCGGGCATGGCCAAGCGGGTGATGGACAACAGAAGAGTTGTTAATCTAACGAGGACAGTGTCCGAAACTCCTATAACTCCATCCAGCAACGAACTGGAGCGTTTACCGCGCGTCCGTGGCCTTACCAATTTGGGTAATACATGTTTCTTCAATGCCGTCATGCAGTGTCTGGCCCAGACACCGTTTCTACTTGACGTTCTCAAGGAACTTGGCGAACCAGGCGAACA GTTTGTGTTGCCTGGCGGCACCTTTAGCTTTAAGGATACGGGCGACATTGAGCTGCCCGTGATTAAGGGCTCACTCTCCTCGTGGGGCAATCTCACCTCGGCACTGGCCAATGCGCTGGAGGAATTGCAAAGTGGCGGAGGAGTCTTTAAGCCCAGCAAACTTTTTGACAAGCTGTGCACCAAGTGTCCACAGTTTACGGGTGGCGATCAACACGATTCCCACGAACTGCTGCGTCAGCTGCTGGAGAGCGTACGGTCCGAGGACTTGAAGCGATATCAGCGTGTCATATTGGAAAATCTGGGATACAAGCATCAGGATATCAACAGTGTGTCGGAGGAACTGCGTCAAAAGTGCAAAATGTACGGCAATCAGGCTGCCGATCGCATTCTACGGCCGGAGCAAGTATTTCGTGGTTTTCTCGTGTCGACATTAACCTGTCAGGACTGCTACAATATCTCGTCGAGGCATGAATACTTTCTGGACATGTCGCTGCCGGTGGCAGTCGAGAAACCTCAGCCTCCACAGCGCCGCAAAGCGAGTCCTGAGAACTCGCCGTCTgccgccagcagcaacagcagcaatatcCCAACCATTAATGCTAAGTTCACCAATGGCGAAATGGAGGTGCCGTTCTCGAAGCCGGCATTCTATCTGCATGCAGACGGGCAGGATCCGTTGGGCCCCTCCAAGGCGCAGGTGAAAAAGGATAAGGAACGCGAACGTAAGGCCAAACGTGCCGCAAAGCATCAACGCACCAAGCAGGCTCAAAAACTCTCGCTCAAGCTGAACATCAATGATGAGGCAGGCGCCAGTGCTGGAGGAGCTGGCGGCGACGGTGATGCCGATGTGGAGCAACAACCAGGATCAGGCAGTGGCGATGGACAATTACAGTCGCCATCTGCTGATACCGATCCGGAGAAGACACGATCGGGCGAGGCGTGGGGCGAGGGACCGCGTGTGGATTCATGCAGTGGCACCACATCGGAGCATTCGGATGCCGATGTTGAGGACAATCTGGTTGAGGACACAGCAGCTGGTGCTGCCGTTACCAAATTCTATACTGACACCAATGGCAATGCACAGCCGCTGGGCGAGAAACGCGACGATACACCTGTAAATATGGACAAGGATTCGCTGGAGGAAGACGAGAATG ACTCGGGCATAGCAACCAGTCCGGCTCCCACGACTACAACAAGTACTAACAACGCCAGCACAACCAACTCgacctcaacaacaacaacggcaacaacaagcgcaatcaacaacaacatcaacaataacaatgcagCTGACAACAAAGAGGAAGCAGAGGGCAGCACATCCGCTGTTTTGGTCAATGCTGGACTGAGCGAAAAGGGTGCATCATTAGTACGCCAAATCTCGACGGGACAACTGCAAATGGAGCAAATCGAGCAATTGAAACAGCAGGTGGGACAGATGAAGTTGAACGATCAACCGGCACAGGGTGTGGCAAGATCGAAGCGTGTGCGAACCCAAAGTTGTTCCGATTGGAGCACCACAATTGCGCCACGGTATCAATGCGAGGCGAACGAATGCTCAGTGCAGTCGTGCCTCAATAATTTCACGGCTGTGGAGCTGATGACGGGACAGAACAAGGTCGGTTGTGAGAGCTGTACACGTCGCATCAATGGCAACGATCCCCAGGCTAAGACGGTGAACACGAATGCAACAAAGCAACTGTTGATCTCAAGTCCCCCAGCTGTTCTCATACTGCATCTAAAGAGATTCCAGCTGGAACCAAGAGGCATCTTCCGCAAGCTGACGCGACCGGTTAGCTACTCCACAATGCTAAACATTGCCGCCTTCTGTGGTTCCAAGGTAAAGAATTTGCCCAACATTGATCGCAAACAGAAGAAACTGCTCTATGCCTTATATGGCGTTGTGGAGCATTCAGGCGGACTGTATGGTGGACACTATACCGCCTATGTTAAGGTGCGTCCCAAGCTGACGGCCGACGATAAACGTTGGAAATTTCTGCCGCATGGCAGTAAAGCCGAACTCGATCAGGACGATGAGCTCGAGCAGCTGTTGGCCAAGGAAAAGGCACGCGAGATGCGCATGAATGCCATGGATGACAGTGATGATTTTACCAACTCGAGCAGCAACACATCCACCTCGGGGGAGACCTCAGCTACTGATCTACCCAATGGCATTGGCGATGACGAAGCTGCATATCAagatgcagctgcaacaggaGCAACTGCCAATGGTGTTGAACAGGATGAGGCGGCAAATGTTCAGGCACCGCCCGGTAAATGGTATTATGTGTCTGATTCACGTGTCCAGGAGGTCAGCGAGGAGGCGGCGCTCAAGGCGCAGGCCTATCTGCTATTCTACGAGCGCATCTATTAG
- the LOC117793593 gene encoding ubiquitin carboxyl-terminal hydrolase 16 isoform X2, which produces MVKKRQTDAHEGDSSTDSGEEELMNGHGTANGAAVCQHIKKAVDTSRLRRHLKSTGLLYECVQCQKLNASNDAAGGGSTDCEYDNALWLCLKCGTQLCGRERKKHALQHHQTPHSDSHALVLNTRSFKIWCYDCASEVSSNSRKNLLECVELVKRLAQKPPAESQPPTINNIEYKIKSTVEQLSQLTQQTTANGGNAAIPLPPPPPAPTAAAVPGMAKRVMDNRRVVNLTRTVSETPITPSSNELERLPRVRGLTNLGNTCFFNAVMQCLAQTPFLLDVLKELGEPGEQFVLPGGTFSFKDTGDIELPVIKGSLSSWGNLTSALANALEELQSGGGVFKPSKLFDKLCTKCPQFTGGDQHDSHELLRQLLESVRSEDLKRYQRVILENLGYKHQDINSVSEELRQKCKMYGNQAADRILRPEQVFRGFLVSTLTCQDCYNISSRHEYFLDMSLPVAVEKPQPPQRRKASPENSPSAASSNSSNIPTINAKFTNGEMEVPFSKPAFYLHADGQDPLGPSKAQVKKDKERERKAKRAAKHQRTKQAQKLSLKLNINDEAGASAGGAGGDGDADVEQQPGSGSGDGQLQSPSADTDPEKTRSGEAWGEGPRVDSCSGTTSEHSDADVEDNLVEDTAAGAAVTKFYTDTNGNAQPLGEKRDDTPVNMDKDSLEEDENDSGIATSPAPTTTTSTNNASTTNSTSTTTTATTSAINNNINNNNAADNKEEAEGSTSAVLVNAGLSEKGASLVRQISTGQLQMEQIEQLKQQVGQMKLNDQPAQGVARSKRVRTQSCSDWSTTIAPRYQCEANECSVQSCLNNFTAVELMTGQNKVGCESCTRRINGNDPQAKTVNTNATKQLLISSPPAVLILHLKRFQLEPRGIFRKLTRPVSYSTMLNIAAFCGSKVKNLPNIDRKQKKLLYALYGVVEHSGGLYGGHYTAYVKVRPKLTADDKRWKFLPHGSKAELDQDDELEQLLAKEKAREMRMNAMDDSDDFTNSSSNTSTSGETSATDLPNGIGDDEAAYQDAAATGATANGVEQDEAANVQAPPGKWYYVSDSRVQEVSEEAALKAQAYLLFYERIY; this is translated from the exons ATGGTAAAGAAGCGTCAGACGGACGCACATGAGGGCGACAGCTCAACAGATTCTGGCGAGGAGGAGCTCATGAATGGACATGGCACGGCAAATGGAGCTGCTGTATGTCAGCACATCAAAAAAGCTGTGGACACGTCACGATTGCGTCGTCATCTGAAGTCGACGGGTTTGctgtatgagtgtgtgcaGTGCCAGAAATTGAATGCATCCAACGATGCAGCTGGCGGAGGTTCAACTGACTGTGAATATGATAATGCACTCTGGCTGTGCCTCAAGTGTGGCACACAGCTCTGTGGACGCGAACGCAAAAAACATGCCTTGCAACATCATCAG ACGCCACACTCGGACTCACATGCCCTGGTCTTGAATACACGATCCTTTAAAATCTGGTGCTACGATTGCGCCAGTGAGGTGAGCTCCAATTCACGGAAGAATCTGCTCGAGTGTGTGGAGCTGGTTAAGCGGCTGGCACAGAAGCCGCCAGCGGAATCGCAACCGCCAACGATTAATAACATTGAGTACAAAATCAAGTCGACGGTGGAACAGCTTAGCCAACTGACACAGCAAACAACTGCCAATGGTGGAAATGCGGCAATACCgttgccaccgccaccgcctgCACCAACAGCGGCCGCTGTGCCGGGCATGGCCAAGCGGGTGATGGACAACAGAAGAGTTGTTAATCTAACGAGGACAGTGTCCGAAACTCCTATAACTCCATCCAGCAACGAACTGGAGCGTTTACCGCGCGTCCGTGGCCTTACCAATTTGGGTAATACATGTTTCTTCAATGCCGTCATGCAGTGTCTGGCCCAGACACCGTTTCTACTTGACGTTCTCAAGGAACTTGGCGAACCAGGCGAACA GTTTGTGTTGCCTGGCGGCACCTTTAGCTTTAAGGATACGGGCGACATTGAGCTGCCCGTGATTAAGGGCTCACTCTCCTCGTGGGGCAATCTCACCTCGGCACTGGCCAATGCGCTGGAGGAATTGCAAAGTGGCGGAGGAGTCTTTAAGCCCAGCAAACTTTTTGACAAGCTGTGCACCAAGTGTCCACAGTTTACGGGTGGCGATCAACACGATTCCCACGAACTGCTGCGTCAGCTGCTGGAGAGCGTACGGTCCGAGGACTTGAAGCGATATCAGCGTGTCATATTGGAAAATCTGGGATACAAGCATCAGGATATCAACAGTGTGTCGGAGGAACTGCGTCAAAAGTGCAAAATGTACGGCAATCAGGCTGCCGATCGCATTCTACGGCCGGAGCAAGTATTTCGTGGTTTTCTCGTGTCGACATTAACCTGTCAGGACTGCTACAATATCTCGTCGAGGCATGAATACTTTCTGGACATGTCGCTGCCGGTGGCAGTCGAGAAACCTCAGCCTCCACAGCGCCGCAAAGCGAGTCCTGAGAACTCGCCGTCTgccgccagcagcaacagcagcaatatcCCAACCATTAATGCTAAGTTCACCAATGGCGAAATGGAGGTGCCGTTCTCGAAGCCGGCATTCTATCTGCATGCAGACGGGCAGGATCCGTTGGGCCCCTCCAAGGCGCAGGTGAAAAAGGATAAGGAACGCGAACGTAAGGCCAAACGTGCCGCAAAGCATCAACGCACCAAGCAGGCTCAAAAACTCTCGCTCAAGCTGAACATCAATGATGAGGCAGGCGCCAGTGCTGGAGGAGCTGGCGGCGACGGTGATGCCGATGTGGAGCAACAACCAGGATCAGGCAGTGGCGATGGACAATTACAGTCGCCATCTGCTGATACCGATCCGGAGAAGACACGATCGGGCGAGGCGTGGGGCGAGGGACCGCGTGTGGATTCATGCAGTGGCACCACATCGGAGCATTCGGATGCCGATGTTGAGGACAATCTGGTTGAGGACACAGCAGCTGGTGCTGCCGTTACCAAATTCTATACTGACACCAATGGCAATGCACAGCCGCTGGGCGAGAAACGCGACGATACACCTGTAAATATGGACAAGGATTCGCTGGAGGAAGACGAGAATG ACTCGGGCATAGCAACCAGTCCGGCTCCCACGACTACAACAAGTACTAACAACGCCAGCACAACCAACTCgacctcaacaacaacaacggcaacaacaagcgcaatcaacaacaacatcaacaataacaatgcagCTGACAACAAAGAGGAAGCAGAGGGCAGCACATCCGCTGTTTTGGTCAATGCTGGACTGAGCGAAAAGGGTGCATCATTAGTACGCCAAATCTCGACGGGACAACTGCAAATGGAGCAAATCGAGCAATTGAAACAGCAGGTGGGACAGATGAAGTTGAACGATCAACCGGCACAGGGTGTGGCAAGATCGAAGCGTGTGCGAACCCAAAGTTGTTCCGATTGGAGCACCACAATTGCGCCACGGTATCAATGCGAGGCGAACGAATGCTCAGTGCAGTCGTGCCTCAATAATTTCACGGCTGTGGAGCTGATGACGGGACAGAACAAGGTCGGTTGTGAGAGCTGTACACGTCGCATCAATGGCAACGATCCCCAGGCTAAGACGGTGAACACGAATGCAACAAAGCAACTGTTGATCTCAAGTCCCCCAGCTGTTCTCATACTGCATCTAAAGAGATTCCAGCTGGAACCAAGAGGCATCTTCCGCAAGCTGACGCGACCGGTTAGCTACTCCACAATGCTAAACATTGCCGCCTTCTGTGGTTCCAAGGTAAAGAATTTGCCCAACATTGATCGCAAACAGAAGAAACTGCTCTATGCCTTATATGGCGTTGTGGAGCATTCAGGCGGACTGTATGGTGGACACTATACCGCCTATGTTAAGGTGCGTCCCAAGCTGACGGCCGACGATAAACGTTGGAAATTTCTGCCGCATGGCAGTAAAGCCGAACTCGATCAGGACGATGAGCTCGAGCAGCTGTTGGCCAAGGAAAAGGCACGCGAGATGCGCATGAATGCCATGGATGACAGTGATGATTTTACCAACTCGAGCAGCAACACATCCACCTCGGGGGAGACCTCAGCTACTGATCTACCCAATGGCATTGGCGATGACGAAGCTGCATATCAagatgcagctgcaacaggaGCAACTGCCAATGGTGTTGAACAGGATGAGGCGGCAAATGTTCAGGCACCGCCCGGTAAATGGTATTATGTGTCTGATTCACGTGTCCAGGAGGTCAGCGAGGAGGCGGCGCTCAAGGCGCAGGCCTATCTGCTATTCTACGAGCGCATCTATTAG
- the LOC117793615 gene encoding lysozyme has protein sequence MKTAAIALFYLGLWVSTSTLVLGKRYMRCELARKLLEQHSFERSLLSNWICLLEHESELDTSKISTTSNGSRYGLFQISSRHCQDGRRGGVCNVSCQDLLEENLREAAVCAKRIQAEEGFRHWNGWQRYCRNTQNLPNLKVICGI, from the exons ATGAAAACGGCAGCGATTGCACTGTTCTACTTGGGATTATGGGTGAGCACGTCAACATTAGTGCTGGGCAAGCGGTATATGCGCTGTGAATTGGCTCGAAAGCTGCTGGAGCAGCACAGCTTTGAGCGCAGTCTGCTATCCAATT GGATATGCCTGCTGGAGCATGAGAGCGAATTAGATACCAGCAAGATAAGCACCACATCGAATGGATCACGCTATGGACTCTTTCAGATTAGCAGTCGCCATTGCCAGGACGGTCGACGTGGCGGCGTTTGCAACGTCAGCTGTCAAG atctgCTCGAAGAGAATCTGAGGGAGGCAGCCGTCTGTGCCAAGCGAATTCAAGCCGAGGAGGGATTTCGACATTGGAACGGCTGGCAACGCTATTGTCGCAACACCCAAAATCTGCCCAATCTGAAGGTTATATGTGGCATATAA